The sequence below is a genomic window from Rhinopithecus roxellana isolate Shanxi Qingling chromosome 7, ASM756505v1, whole genome shotgun sequence.
GTACATCAGCCTCCTGCCTAACCCTAGAACATGCTAAGCTTCTGCTCCCAGGGCTCTTGCACTTGTGAATTTCCTGACCTGGAATAGGATGGCCTCTCACCTCTTTCAAATATTGgttaaaatgccatcttctcagtGGGGCATTTCCTGACTATCTTATTTGAAATCTCTGCTTCACTTTTTCTTCATGGAAACAATCATCATCCAGCATCCTgtatctttgactttttttttttttgtctaatatccatgaggttaggagtttttatttaattttttggcttctgtaatcccaggtccTAGAGCAGTGGATAGCACATAATATCACTGAGTGAATACTTGATGTGGGAGTTGGTTCAGTCTGTCTTAACAAAGTAGGTACTGTGGACTGGGTGGCTTGAACAACAGGAATGTGTTGtcttccagttctggaggctggaagtctgagaccaaggtgtgggcagggtcgGTTTCTCCTGAACCTTTCTTGGTGGCTTGTGGATGGCCACACTCTCCCTATGTCTCCACATAGTCATCCCTCTGTACATGCCtgtgtcctaatttcctctttttataacgACTCTAGTCACACTGGATTAGGGAGCAGCCTAATAACCCTATTTTACCTTAATAACCTCTGTAAAGGCCCATTTCGAAGTATGATCACATTGTGGagtactggggattaggacttcaacatgaatTTGCAGAGGGACACAACTCAATCCATAACACCTGATCAACTTGTTGATCGGCTTGCAGAGATGGAATGAGTCTCTTACAGGGTAAGGATCAAGGCTCAGTCGGGACATAAAAGGATGGGAGCAGCAGAGCTCAGATAAAGTCATCCATTCAATTCTGGAACAGATGAGTGTTGgggaaagagtgaaactctgggAGTAAATGAGGTTGGTAGAGAGTGCTCCTCTTAGCCAAAGGGTGAGGCACAgggatggggctggggaggggcaaTGTGGAGGAAGGTAATGGAATTGGTGGTGATGACACATGAGGAAAGAGGCAACTGGTCAAGACTTGCAGAGGGGAGAAGGTAAGGAGTCACAAGTGGTGGGTGATTGAGAATTCTGTTCCCTGGGATAGGATCGGGGATATTGGAGATGCCACTCACAGGCACGATGGCTTACATAGTTTGCGGGACCCAGTGAAAGTGAAAACGAAGGCCTCTTGTTCAAAAAGCATTAGAATTTCAAGATGGCGATAGCACAGCCTTGAGCCAAGTGTCCAGAGCCCTCTTAGGCACAGGACCCTGTCTGACTCCACGGGTCATACACCCACAATTCCGGCTCTGCAAAATGGGATTTGATACAGAAATGGGGGCAGGTAAGAAGGCAATGAAGGCCTTCTCAGCCCCAGCCTCTCCAGTCTCAGCTTTACAAGGCTCTAGAGAGCACCAGCTGTGGATGAGGCTCTGTGTGAGATGCTAGGGACACAGGAAGAGACAAGGTCCCTGGTCCCAAGAGAGGAGGCAAGTGTGCACATAAGTGAGCTACCAAATGAACACAATGCGGCTGGATGCAGGCCAGAGCTGATGCGCATTAAGCTCACACTTAAGCGCCAGGCACATTCTATATGATTAGCTCCATTACCCCTGAGCAACGCTTTGAGGCAGGCACTGTTAGCATCATTCCCATATGAAAGGTAAGGAAACCGATATGCAGAGAGGTCAAATCACTTGCTGGAGATAATAGAGCCTGCTATGTAGTACTGCCAAGAGATGCAGCAGGCAGTATGCTCCAGAGGCACTGCTATTCTTCCTCCCCCCGCTTGCTATCCTCCAAAGCCCCCATGTTCATAGTCTCTGCAGATAGTCCTGAGAGTGGAATGGTGGACTGGGATGCGGGGAGGATCCTGCAAAACCTCACAGTACAGATGTCATGCGCACTGTGTGGGAAGAATGAATGCAAGTGCTCTGGGTCCACAGTGGGAGGAAAGGCATTCTGGGCAGTGGGAAGTAGAAGTAGCCTCATGTTGCTGGAGCCAGAAGCTAAAGTTGGAGTGCCAGGAGGAGGGCAGAAGCCATAGACCCTTGTGCACATACTGGAAGAGCTGCTTTTTCAACAGTCAGGTGTACAAGGGTCTATGCGGTGTTAAGATCAGGATGGGAACATGCTGGTGGGCTAGGAAACTCAAGCGGTCAGTTCCAGAAGAGCCTGTGGAACTCTGCCCCACAGGCTCCGGGGGCATGGGAGGAAGGCCGTAGAAGAGCTGCCCTGGGTAAGGAAGATTCCTGCAGCCGTGGAATAGCAAGCAAGTTAGGGAAGAACTTAACAGGAGGCAGAAATGGAAGGGAAAGCACCATGCGGGGAGAGAAATGTAGGGGTGGGCATCGGGGGAGCTAGGGGAGCTGGGCCGTGGGTGTTGGAGAGGAGGCGGCCTGTGGCAATGAAGACCTTCTCCCACCCCTCTTCCGCCCCCTGGCAGGGCAGGTGGCTAACACCCGCCCTGGGATGGGGTGGGAGTGGTTCTGGAAACGCCTTCTGAGACTCATTCCCATCAAAAGCAACActtggggtggagggaggaagaggacgCCAACACCAGTGCCTGGTCGGGTTCTAGAGGTGCAGAGAACAAAAAGGAACCCTGAAAACCCAGCATCCCCTTCTTGGAGGAAGGCTTTCCTAGACCCAGAGCCTCAGCCCACTCGGAACCCCCTTGCCCCTCTCTTAGCAGTCGACCTGTCATGTGGTTCTTCCTCGACTAGTGCAATCTCTGCTATGCGTCTTTTCCTGCCATGCTAAACCTCTCACAGTGCGGCCTCCAAAGGAGCCCCCATCTAGCGCTCCTTGCAGGCCCGGAAGATTCCTTCTCCCCTTACTGAGCCTTAGAGTTTTCCAAACCCATTTCCTCCTTCAACTCGCTGCAGCCTCACGAGGGAGGCAGAATTCTCCCCATTTCTAGGACTTTGCAGGAGAGAAGCCTGCCTTCCCAGGGCAGGGTGGGGTTAGGTAAGTGAGGAAGCCAAGGTCACCCAGTCATTGGCGGAACGCGGCTTCGACTCGGCCCTTCTTCTGCGGGCCCTGTGGATCCCTGGCAAGGCAGGCCTAGGCTGCAGGCTAGATCCCCTCTCTTTTCGGCGGCCCCAGGAGCCGGGCGGGCCTGAATGGCAGGTGAGCCCGGGGTGGGGACAGGACGGGGGTTGGGCTGCGCAGGGACGCCTGGCGCGCGGGCTTGAGAGCGGCAGCCCAAGCTCCCTGCTGCGCGGTATCTTCCGAGGGCCCACGCCTTGGGTCACGACTGGACCAGGGCTTTGGCCAAGGGTCCTCTGTGAGCCCCAAGCCCGCCAGTCAggccccgccccccggcggcaCGGGCGGGGGCAGGGGCGGCGCCGGCAGAGTGGGGCGCGGGCGCGCTGTGCACGGTGCGCACCGCCGCCCCTCCGGCCCAGCTTGCCCGCCCGCTCTCCCAACCCCCTCGGCCCACTCCGTCGCCCCCACCCCTCCTTCCTCCACTCGGCCAGGAGACCCGGCGGCCCGGTGCGCGGGGCAGCGCGACGATCGCGGCCTGGCGATCGGGGCACTGCGGTCGTGGCGCGCGAGGCGCGGGGCGCGAGGCCAGCCCTGGCGCGGCGGGGTGTGGGGGGCGGGCAGCTGCGGAGCTCCCAGAGGAGAGCAGGGGCAGGCAGGGGGGTGCCGAGGTAATGGGCAGGGCCTGGGCGCCCGGCTGCGAGGGGCGGGGGTTCCAGGCGCACTTCGGCCCTGGAGGGGCAGGCGACAGGGTACCCGGGGCGGTGGGAGGGCagcggggaggggaggaagggagggaggagacgACTGGGCCGGACCGGGGGGCTTGGCCGATGGGGAGCAGGTGGGCGGGGACAGGGCCCCTGCTGGAAGAGGCGCAGCAGCGAGGTGGCGGGCTGCGTGCGCAAACAGGGCGGCCGCCTTCTGGGCCCGGAGAACGGTGAGGCCATTTGGGTTGGGTGTCCCAGTCCCGAGGGCACGGTTCAGTGTCCAGGGCCAACGAGCTGGGCGCAGGGCATTGTTGGAGAGGGAAGAGCTAGAGGCCTGGCCGGGCCAAGGTGATGGGGGGGTCTTGAGCAGCCCCGGGAGAAGAGTGTTGCTGGGTCAGGGCGCTGGTGTCCAGCGAAGGTGGGCGAGGACAGGCACTTTCAGGGCTGGCCTGAGTGGAAAGGGACAAGGGGGCCCCAGAGTTTGAGTTTGAGCATAATTTGGGAGTTGTCGTGTCACTGGGTGGGTCGATGAGTCATGCGATTTGGAGATCACGGAACTGTTTCCTGTTGATCAGTTCTGAGGGATGGAAATAAAGTCTAGGGTTTGGAGAAGTGGTTTGGAGGCCATGTGTTGGGACACCAGGTGCTCTGGTGGTCACCAGGCTTCATGTGAAGGACTTTGGGAGTTGTGTCCCAGAGGGCTGAGATTCAGAAGCTTCAGTCTGGGGTGGAGTTAAGCAAGGTCTTTGTGGTGGCCagttccctgccttccttcctttccaggcTGTCAGGATTCAGCTGTGTTCCTGTGGGGAGTGGGTTAAAAATTCCTTCCGCCTACAGTCAGCTTTACAGTATCCACCAGGGGCAGGAGGGACATATACATGTATGGCTGCAGCTTCATTCTCTGTCGTGGAGCCCTCACACTTGCTTCCTTATTGTTGCCATAGTAACTGTCTATTGATGGTATATTTATAGGGGAAGAAGCAGGCGCTACAttttggggagggagggggaagaggccTCATGGCAGGCGGCAGCAGCAGTGAAGGTGGCTACAGAATTGCTAATGGCGTGGACCATGCCGTGGGAACTGTTTTGGGGGGGGTTCCTGGCTCGACTGAAGCTTAAAAATGAATTGATGACTTTAGCAGATGCATCAGGATAACATGTATTCGGGTCTATGATAGGTGTGACATATAGCCATCTTTGACCAAGGTTGGGTGTGTGGGGGACAAAAGatggatatatatataatctattatgtacatttttccacatttttaaaaaaaccactgCAGTTTCCTTTGATAAGCAATGcaacatatttttctctcttcccttattAGTTAAGAccatatacattcttttcaaaccCAGATACAACAGCTCCATTTTTCTTCAATCAAAAAATCCTTGCCATGAGGCATACTACATCCACACCCTCACCACATAAAGCTCAGCTATCCATAATGCAAGCATAATTTTGAGATCATATTCCATCTTGGTTCTGACAAACATTGAGGGCCAACTGTCTCACAAGGCAGTCCCATCTGTTGGCAAATTCACATGTTGATAGTTTTGAGTGGGATTGTTACAGGGTTCAAAAGAGAAAGCCCCTTGATGTGGCTTTTCCACAAATAGGTGTCAGATTTGCTGTTTTACCtttaattttccttccttccttccttccttccttccttccttccttccttccttcccttctcttcttcccccttccttccttccctccctctccctccctccctcccctccctccatcttcctttctctttttctttcttcttctttctttctttctttcttctttctttctttctttctttctttcttctttctttctttctttctttctttcttttcctcctccttccttccttccttccttccttcccttccttccttccttccttccttccttccttccttccttccttccttccttcctcgcttccttctttccttcctctctctttcttttcttttcttctttcttgctttcttgccttcttgctttcttttctttcttgcccaaactggagtgcagtggcgcaatctcggcttactgcaatctccgcctccctggttccagtgattctcctgtctcagcctcctgagtagctgggactacaggcgtgcacggcaccatgcccaattaatttttgtatttttagtagagatggggtttcaccattttctggtcaggctggtctcaaactcctgacctcgggtgatctgcccacctcagcctcccaaagtgttgggattacaggcataagccactgcgatagcctaaattattgatttttatcCCAACTGTTTGCCAAAAGGATTAGGTGACATATTATAAATGCACAGTAAGACActgaaaacataaatagaaagctgTATACCACATCACAGGAGAGAAGCATATGTGCTTAACAGCTAGGCTTCCAGTGTGCCTGTACTTGACTGGCAATAGTGACACTGAACTTCCTGGCAGCCTAGGCAAAAAGGAGGGCTCAATGGATTCCGCAGTTCACGTGTCTTGCAACCAGTTAGTCATAAAACCAGAGCTTCTGCTTGGGGAGGGGAGCAGTGGGGTGATTGCTCCCAGATGTGGACAGCTCAGCAAGGGCTCCAGAATGTGTGTATGAGTGGGCGTGTGTGTTgtggggagggacagagggagcaGTGTGCTGTGACCACGGTTTAAGTACTGTCTGGAGAGCTCCTTAGCAGGAGAAAGGCTTTCGGACAATAGCTCACATTAGGGGCAACTCTTCTAGTTGGCATCTCAGTGTTGGTCATCTAAATTCATGTCTTGGTACTCTACTGCTATAGGCTTTAAtgcaaagagagaagagaggcctGGTTCCAGAACATTCCAGGTATCTTGCCTCTTTGTCTGGTGAAGATGAACACTGGGTCACTTGGGTTTGGGTCTTCTGGATATGCCTGGGAATATGAAGAATGCAGCATTGTTGTGCATGGAGGATGAGACCCTGTAGAAGATGTGTCCATTGAAGATTGCTATAGGCTAGTCCCAGCAAGGCAGTGACTTTTGAGATGGTTGATGCTGTGTTAAGCTTTGTTTTCAGGGAACATGCTTGTCATTGGAGATATCTGTGACTCACCACTGTGATCAAAATTAGTTGTGAATTCTGGTCCTGCCACTGTCACTGTTGATTTGCTTAACCTTGTCTGAGCACGTCTCTCTGGGCTTTATTTCCTCATCTATCTCTGAGGTCCTTTCCAACTGGAAGTTGCAAAGATTCATTGAGGGGAGCAAGGAAGGAGAAGCCTCAGCCTGTAGGAGCTttcctttcttaaagaaaaaggtCAACCCCTGGTTCTTATAGATGCTCAGAACATGTTCTTGGGGGAAAATGCTTAAAGGTTTGCGTTGGGCCCTGCTGGGCCTGGGAAGGTCTCTGGAGAAGAACTTGGGGCAGAATCAGAAGCAGCAGAAGCTATGGGTGGCTGCATGGAGGACGATGCGCCCCACAAGGTGCTGCTTCAACCTTTTGACCAGGCCAGTGGGAAGGGGGCACATCCCAGAGCCAAGAGGTTTCCCTGTAAATTTCTAGATGTGGTTTCACTGcaactttgcttttctcttactcCAGAGAAGTGAGACCCTGGAGCTGAGGAAGCATCATGGCAGGTGAGTTTTTCCAGATCCTGGCAGAGCCGTGGAGGGTCATGCTTAGGGGTTCATGAGTCAGGTTTCAAGTCCTTCCCAGcttccctgccccccaccccccaagtGGCCCTGTAGCCATTTTCCAAATAGCTGAGTAGCAGTTTTGCCCTCTCAACACTTTGGCTCCCTTCTGGAGCATATGTCACTTGTAGATGTGTACGTACCCAAACTTGCCTGAGTGACACTAATGTGACAGGCCATAGGACCTGGGGAAGGGTGCTTGCCCACTGGCAAAGACATGCCAGCTTGGGCATCCAGGGGGAGTTGCTTTACATGGGAACCAGGAAGTCCCACCTCTAGGTGAACAACGGAgcaaatgtcacctcttctttCATCCTTCACAGTCTCAACTTAGGCTTATGTGGGTGCAGAGCTCAAGCTATTCTGGTCAGCCTGGTTGTAGCtgggtctctctctctggaaTAAGTACATATGCGCAGCATCCAAAGACGGTATTGTAGGGGGAGTCTGTGCCCTGTCTGTAAAGGCTTAGACTCTCCATCTGAACCCTGCTACTTCCCATCCCCAGAGGTGCTCTCAGGCTCGTGTATGCCTACTTGTCTGATCTAGCCCAGGCTGGCTTTGCATTAGGCTTTCTTGAACAAGACTATTGATGTCAGACAACCTGGTGGCACAGGTGGATGTTCAGGTGGAGGAATGCCACCCTGGTAGAGTCTTCTAGGATTATCTGGTATTAGTTCTACCAGTATCAGCCTTAAAGAGGAATACATTCTCATTGCAAGGGCTCCAACTTTCACTTTTCAAGGTGATGCGAAAGATACTGGAGATTTAGTCACTGAAGATTGCCTACTCATAGTTCTTATTCTTTATTGTTCCTGTGCAACGTGCACTTTCCTTGCAGTTGGCTCCCATTTTCTTCCATGTAACCAGGGGCCTGAGCCTTGTTGGGGCCATGGTATTCTAGACAGGTGTATCATGGCAGCATAGAATGTCAGCCTTTCCATCCCTTTTACAAAGGGCTGGCCATGTCCTTTGATCAGAAGCCTGGTGTCTTGCCTGCTCACTCGGCCTTGTTTCCCTGCATAATTATGCTTCAGTTGCTGGGCTGGGCCTGGTTTGAAGGAGCCCCTGGGCATCTCCCCATTCCAGGCCTCAGTAGGGCTCTCTCTTCAGTGTTTCTGGAGGCCAAGGATGCCCATTCGGTCCTGAAACGATTCCCTCGTGCCAATGAGTTCCTGGAGGAGCTGCGCCAGGGCACCATCGAGCGAGAGTGCATGGAGGAGATCTGCAGCTACGAGGAGGTCAAGGAAGTGtttgagaacaaagagaaaacggCATGTACCACCCTGGGGCTGGTTCTGGGAGTAGAAGTAGCCTCAGGAATAACAAGAACAGGCCCTGGTAATGCAGACGAGTGAGAAGCAAGGAAAGCCACCCAGCCTAAGGCATAGCCACTAGGGCCATCAAGGAGCAGATAAAGTCCGTACAGTCCTATTGCCTGACTCTTTTGGGGTCCTCCTCACTTGGGAGCATTGTCCTTTGCCCTTGGTACATTCTGCTGCCTCTCTAGTAACTCTCTGAGACAAGTCAGATGGGGAAGGGTAGGAAGCACCAGACTTACTGAAGGTCTCTGAGCCCACCTGGAGCTTGAGCTTCTTGTAAGTACCCCTTTTTCTTTTGCAGATGGAGTTCTGGAAGGGGTACCCAAATGCAGCATACTCAGTCCGAGACCCCTCGCAGAGCTCAGATGCCATGTACGTGGTGGTACCCCTTCTGGGGGTGGCATTGCTGATTGTCATCGCCTTGTTCATCATCTGGAGGTGCCAGCTGCAGAAAGCGACCCGTCACCACCCCTCCTATGCTCAGAACCGGTACCTAGCCAGTCGCGCCGGGCACACCCTCCCCCGGGTCATGGTGTACCGGGGTACCATGCATAGTCAAGGGGAGCCTTCTGGGCACCGAGAGGCAGTGAGCAGCCCCCAGGTGGTGGTAGGGCCCAGTCGGGGGGGCAGGACCACAGTCCGGCTCGAGAGCACTCTCTACCTCCCTGAGCTCTCTCTCTCCAGACTGTCCAGcaccacccctcccccctcctacGAGGAGGTGACTGCGCCTCAAGAGAGCAGCAGTGAGGAGGCCAGCATGTCTTACAGCGACCCACCCCCAAAGTACGAGGAGATAGTGGCCGCCAACCCTGGCGCTGACAAATAGTGGGACGTTTATGCCCTGTCCTGGATGAACGCCTCTTTCCGAGGtctcatattttcttttggaCTTTTTAAAGACTGTGCCACCACAAAGCAGCCTTAGCCTCCTTGTTGCCAAATAATTCCCTAACTGCGGAGTTTTAGGAAGTCAGTTGTCACAGAcaagtggggagggtgggggtaggGACCACGCATGAGTCAAAGCTCCCGGAAGAGCCAAAGGCCAAAGTGCCCAACCCTTTGGGATGACCCCCAAGCCTCCAACATCCTGTCTTTTCATCAGGAACTGGCTTCTCTTATGCCAAAGGAATCACCCCATTGAGTTGATTGTAACCAGAATGTCCAAAGGCCGGGCCCGGGGGCTGTGGGGCTGGCTGGAGGCCTGTCTGTGTCTGGAGCCCTAGGCCACAGGGGTAAGGGAGGGAAGCCAGCCTTTCAGCACCCCTTTCCCTCCACAGTTCTGTGCTTTCTGTCCTTGCTTATATTTGGAGGACAGGGACAAGGATTGagcaaaaacaaagtgaaaaaaatcatgacaaataaataatgaacacAATAGAACAAAACTCTAGCACCCGGGCCGTTCATAGGAGGCCAAGGGAAATTCATCACACGGATCTGTGATGCCCACCTGCCCCAAAACCTGTCCCCACATTCCTGGAAGGAGGACAGGGTGTGTGAAGGATGAGGGCCAGAGGGCTGGGTGGCAGAGTTTCCTCATCCACATTGACCAAGGGGCCCACGTGGACTCTGCCATTCAGTTTCTAGTGTGCTTGTCTCTCCAGACATGTGGACCAGCTGTGTTCAAATCACTACCCACTGGCATGAGCCTACTTTTTGTGAACGGTGCATTGAAATTGAACTTCAGATTGAGAATTTCTCCTTAATGATGGTGCCCATCTCGGGAGAAGATCCTAAAGTGTCCCTTTTAAAACACTTGTGGAGAAGCCCGTGGCCTGGAGTCAAAGGCCCATTTGGGGTTTGCTCTGCTGTTGCCAGGTGCCAGTCTGTTTTCAGTGAGGCTTTGGACAGCAGTAGGGCAGAAGGCACCTGCCCTTTAACTGTCAGTGACCATGCTAGACACTGTTGATACCGCCTCCCCTTACTTCCGTCTCCATCCTCTTGACCTCAACACCAAACCATTTCTCCTCTGTGGTGCTTTAAAAACTGTAGCAAATTTTTGTGTGGTGCAAGAATACATGGCCTGGGTCTATTGGCAATCACAGCAGTTTAAAACTCACTGAGTTGA
It includes:
- the PRRG3 gene encoding transmembrane gamma-carboxyglutamic acid protein 3; translation: MAVFLEAKDAHSVLKRFPRANEFLEELRQGTIERECMEEICSYEEVKEVFENKEKTMEFWKGYPNAAYSVRDPSQSSDAMYVVVPLLGVALLIVIALFIIWRCQLQKATRHHPSYAQNRYLASRAGHTLPRVMVYRGTMHSQGEPSGHREAVSSPQVVVGPSRGGRTTVRLESTLYLPELSLSRLSSTTPPPSYEEVTAPQESSSEEASMSYSDPPPKYEEIVAANPGADK